One Nicotiana tomentosiformis chromosome 4, ASM39032v3, whole genome shotgun sequence genomic window carries:
- the LOC104093751 gene encoding U4/U6 small nuclear ribonucleoprotein PRP4-like protein: MDAEDEIPASTEEPSTLVGDNSTMVNAIGAINLQPVPPVTPPVAPTVILPPVVPAIAPRPAVPTPIPPPLAPLPGRPPILRPPVAQNGEVRASDSDSDEEMGSDRGTGGSAQEYEISEESRLVRERQEKAVQELLMKRRAAALAVPTNDMAVRARLRRLGEPITLFGEREMERRDRLRMLMARLDAEGQLEKLMKAHEDEEAAASAAPAEEEDIQYPFYTEGSKTLLDARVEIAKYSLVKSALRLHRARRKRDDPDEDVDAEVDWALKQAGSLALDCSEIGDDRPLWGCSLSHDGKMLATCSLSGIAKLWSMPQVQKLSTLKGHTERATDVVFSPTSNYLATASADRTAKLWNSEGSLLRTFEGHLDRVARIAFHPCGKYLGTASFDKTWRLWDVESGEELLLQEGHIRSVYGLSFHHDGSLVASCGLDALVRVWDLRTGRSILALEGHVKPVLGVSFSPNGYHLASGGEDNTCRIWDLRQRKSLYIIPAHSNLISQVKFEPQEGYFLVTASYDTTAKVWSSRDFKPVKTLSGHEAKVTSLDVAGDGQHIVTVSHDRTIKLWSGKNIEKEEKMDTD, from the exons ATGGACGCTGAGGATGAAATTCCTGCTTCAACGGAAGAACCTTCGACTCTAGTTGGTGATAATTCGACTATGGTTAatgctataggagcgataaatcTTCAACCAGTTCCACCTGTCACTCCACCGGTTGCTCCAACAGTTATCCTTCCTCCAGTTGTGCCTGCAATTGCTCCACGGCCTGCAGTCCCTACCCCTATTCCTCCCCCATTAGCTCCGTTGCCTGGTCGTCCACCTATCCTTAGGCCTCCAGTAGCTCAGAATGGAGAAGTGCGAGCGAGCGATTCAGATTCTGATGAAGAAATGGGATCTGATCGTGGTACTGGGGGCTCAGCTCAAGAATATGAGATATCCGAGGAGAGCAGACTTGTCAGAGAGAGGCAGGAGAAAGCCGTGCAGGAGCTTCTGATGAAGCGACGTGCAGCTGCGCTAGCTGTTCCTACAAATGATATGGCTGTTCGGGCTCGCCTTCGAAGGCTTGGTGAGCCTATAACTCTCTTTGGAGAAAGGGAGATGGAAAGAAGGGACCGTCTGCGGATGCTTATGGCAAGGCTTGATGCAGAAGGGCAGCTGGAAAAGCTGATGAAAGCGCACGAGGATGAAGAAGCTGCAGCTTCTGCTGCACCAGCAGAGGAGGAGGATATTCAGTACCCCTTCTACACTGAAGGATCAAAAACACTTTTAGATGCAAGGGTAGAAATTGCAAAATATTCTTTAGTTAAGTCAGCCTTACGTCTCCACCGCGCAAGGAGGAAAAGGGACGATCCAGATGAAGATGTGGATGCAGAGGTTGATTGGGCTTTGAAGCAAGCAGGGAGCCTCGCCCTTGATTGCAGTGAAATTGGAGACGATCGACCCCTTTGGGGATGCTCGCTTTCACATGATGGAAAGATGCTTGCTACCTG TTCTCTGAGTGGAATTGCAAAGTTATGGAGTATGCCTCAAGTGCAAAAGCTTTCCACCCTAAAGGGTCACACCGAACGAGCTACTGATGTTGTGTTCTCTCCGACAAGCAATTATTTAGCTACTGCATCTGCTGATAGGACTGCAAAGTTATGGAACTCAGAAGGGTCTCTTCTCAGGACGTTTGAGGGACATTTGGACCGTGTAGCTCGGATTGCCTTCCATCCTTGTGGGAAGTACTTGGGCACAGCTAGCTTTGACAAAACTTGGAGATTATGGGATGTAGAAAGTGGTGAAGAGTTGCTTTTGCAAGAAGGTCACATTAGGAGTGTGTATGGATTGTCGTTTCACCATGATGGTTCATTGGTGGCATCATGTGGGCTGGATGCACTTGTTCGAGTGTGGGATTTAAGGACTGGACGAAGTATTCTTGCTCTGGAAGGTCATGTTAAACCG GTTCTCGGTGTCAGCTTTTCTCCCAATGGTTATCATTTGGCAAGTGGTGGTGAAGATAATACCTGCCGTATTTGGGACTTAAGGCAGAGAAAATCTTTGTACATCATACCTGCTCACTCCAATCTTATTTCTCAAGTTAAATTTGAACCTCAGGAGGGATACTTTTTGGTTACAGCGTCCTACGATACGACGGCTAAG GTATGGTCATCAAGGGATTTCAAACCGGTGAAGACACTATCTGGTCATGAAGCAAAAGTCACGTCATTGGATGTAGCGGGAG ATGGGCAACATATTGTCACTGTATCTCATGATCGAACAATCAAGCTATGGTCAGGCAAAAACATTGAGAAGGAAGAGAAAATGGATACCGACTAG
- the LOC104093744 gene encoding uncharacterized protein gives MAAKKRPSKLAPATVTAVNPPKSSINNPQPKSDDSSPIAPAKVSLIFKISLIFLIPYFYLIFYHYKIESELRRSILINAVISLIGFFGTVTMIPVASKYMLRRGLFGLDINKKGTPQGSIKVPESLGLIVGGVFLVVAILFQTFNFTADSNWLVEYNAALSSICFMMLLGFVDDVLDVPWRVKLLLPSIAALPLLMAYAGHTTIIIPKPLVSYVGLEILDLGRIYKLYMWLLAIFCTNSINIHAGINGLEVGQTVVIAAAILIHNIMQIGASADPEYKQAHAFSIYLVQPMLATSLGLLSFNWYPSSVFVGDTFTYFAGMTMAVAGILGHFSETLLIFFLPQVLNFLLSLPQLAGIIPCPRHRLPKFDPQTGLLTGTNDGTLVNFFLRQLGRMSEQSLCVVLLVFQAICCCFCFLLRWLLTGWYK, from the exons ATGGCAGCTAAAAAACGGCCGTCAAAGTTGGCGCCGGCGACTGTCACCGCCGTAAATCCGCCGAAATCATCCATAAACAATCCACAACCTAAATCGGATGACTCGTCACCCATAGCGCCGGCTAAAGTTTCGTTAATTTTCAAAATCTCTTTAATATTCTTAATCCCGTACTTTTACTTAATATTTTATCACTATAAGATCGAATCGGAGCTCCGGCGATCGATTCTCATCAATGCGGTTATTAGTTTAATCGGATTCTTCGGAACGGTAACTATGATTCCTGTTGCGTCTAAGTATATGTTGAGAAGGGGTTTGTTTGGATTAGATATCAACAAAAAAGGCACTCCTCAAGGCTCTATCAAAGT ACCTGAGTCACTAGGTCTTATTGTTGGGGGTGTGTTCTTGGTCGTTGCTATCTTGTTTCAAACTTTCAACTTCACAGCTGATTCAAAT TGGCTTGTTGAGTACAATGCTGCATTATCTTCAATCTGCTTCATGATGCTGCTTGGTTTTGTGGATGATGTCCTTGATGTACCTTGGAGAGT GAAACTGCTATTACCCTCCATTGCAGCTCTTCCGTTGTTGATGGCATATGCTGGGCATACAACTATTATTATTCCAAAGCCCCTTGTATCATATGTTGGATTAGAGATCTTGGATCTAG GACGGATCTACAAATTATATATGTGGCTACtggcaatattttgcacaaaTTCTATCAATATCCACGCTGGTATCAATGGCCTTGAAGTTGGGCAGACAGTCGTTATTGCAGCAGCT ATTTTGATACACAACATCATGCAAATTGGAGCATCTGCCGATCCTGAATACAAACAAGCCCATGCTTTCTCTATTTACCTTGTTCAGCCAATGCTTGCCACTTCCTTGGGTTTACTTTCATTCAACTG GTATCCTTCCTCAGTTTTCGTTGGTGATACCTTTACATATTTTGCTGGAATGACCATGGCAGTGGCTGGAATCTTGGGTCACTTTAG TGAAACACTGCTTATATTCTTTTTGCCGCAAGTCCTGAACTTCCTACTATCACTACCTCAg CTAGCTGGTATTATACCTTGTCCAAGGCATCGGCTACCTAA GTTTGACCCTCAGACTGGCTTATTGACCGGAACAAATGATGGGACGCTAGTGAACTTTTTCTTAAGGCAATTGGGCAGAATGTCAGAACAGTCCCTTTGTGTTGTGCTACTGGTTTTCCAG GCGATCTGCTGCTGCTTCTGTTTTCTGTTGAGGTGGCTCCTTACAGGATGGTACAAATGA